The sequence GAGCAGGAAGAGGCCGTCACCGAGGCGCCGCCTGCGCCTGAAGAGGTTCCCGCGCCCCAGCCGGTGGTGGAAGAGGCGCCCAAGCCTTCGCCCAAAAAGGCCAAGAAGAAAAAAGAGGAAGAAAAACGCCAGCGGCCGGCGCGCAAGAAGCTGGAGGCGTCCGACCAACTGCTCGCCGCCAAGGCCAGAAAACGCAGGAAGGCGAAGGAAACGGTACGCCAGCCGGTGGCGCCGCAGGTGCGCGAGGTGGTGATTCCCGAAACCATCACCGTGGCCGAACTGGCCAAGCGCATGGCAGTCAAGGCCGCCGACGTGGTCAAGACCCTGTTCCAGATGGGGCAGATGGTCACCATCAACCAGGTGCTGGATCAGGAAACCGCCGCCCTGGTGGTGGAGGAAATGGGCCACAAGGCCGTGCTGCAGTCGGCCGAGGACCTGGAGCAGCAGCTCATCGAACAGGCGACCCAACCCCTGAGCGACGAGAAGCCCCGGCCGCCGGTGGTGACCGTGATGGGCCACGTGGACCACGGCAAGACCTCCCTCCTGGACTACATCCGCCGCACCCGGGTGGCGGCCCGCGAGGCCGGGGGGATTACCCAGCACATCGGCGCCTACCAGGTCAAGACCGACCACGGCAGGATCACCTTTATCGACACCCCGGGGCACGCGGCCTTCACCGCCATGCGCGCCCGCGGGGCCCAGGCGACCGACATCGTGGTCCTGGTGGTGGCCGCCGACGACGGTGTCATGCCCCAGACCAAGGAGGCCATCGACCACGCCCGCGCCGCCGGGGTGCCGATGGTAGTGGCGATCAACAAGATCGACAAGCCCGAGGCCGATCCCGAGCGGGTCAAGACCGAACTGGCGGCGCTGGAAGTGGTGCCGGAGGAATGGGGCGGCGACACCCAGTTCGTGCCGGTGTCGGCCAAGACCGGCCAGGGGATCGATGACCTGCTGGAAGCGATTCTGCTCCAGGCCGAGCTGCTGGAACTGAAAGCGCCCACCAAGGGCAGCGCCCGCGGGGTGGTGCTCGAGGCCCGTCTCGACAAGGGGCGGGGCCCGGTGGCGGACGTGCTGATCCAGGCCGGCACCTTGAAGCGCGGTGACGCGGTGGTATGCGGTGAGCAGTACGGCCGCGTGCGCGCCATGCTGGATGAAAACGGCAAGCAGATCAAGCAGGCCGGTCCCTCCACGCCGGTGGAGATCCTCGGCCTGTCCGGCGTGCCCAACGCTGGCGACGAGCTGATCGCAGTCAAGGACGAAAAGGTCGCCAAGCAGATCGCCGAGCTGCGCGCCGAAAAGGCCAAGGCCAAGCGCATGGCGGCCCAGCAGGCGGCGAAGCTGGACCAGGTGTTCGCCAAGATGGAGGAAGGCGAGGTCGTCGATCTCAACCTCATCGTCAAGGCCGACGTCCACGGCAGCCTGGAGGCGCTGCGCGAGGCCCTGACCAAACTGTCCAATGACAAGGTGCGGGTCAACGTGGTCGCCGGCGGCGTCGGTGGGATCACCGAGAGCGACGTCAACCTGGCGTTGACTTCCAACGCCGTCATCATCGGCTTCAACGTCCGCGCCGACGCTGGCGCCCGCCGCCTGGCGGAAGAGAAGGGCGTGGAGATCCGCTACTACAGCGTGATCTATGACGTCATCGACGACGTCAAGAAGTCGATCAAGGGCATGCTGGCGCCGGAGATGAAGGAACGCATCGTCGGTGTGGCCGAGGTGCGCCAGGTGTTTCGCCATCCCAAGTTCGGCCAGATTGCCGGTTGCATGGTCAAGGAGGGCGTGGTGCGCCGCAACCTGCCGATCCGGGTGCTGCGTGACAACGTGGTGATCTTCGAGGGCCAGCTGGAATCGTTGCGCCGTTTCAAGGATGATGTGACCGAGGTTAAGGCCGGCATGGAGTGCGGCATCGGGG comes from Methylomarinovum caldicuralii and encodes:
- the infB gene encoding translation initiation factor IF-2 yields the protein MSEVTVRQLAETVGIPLDRLLSQLSEAGLPKSGAEDTLSDEEKIRLLSYLRQRHGKGDGETDPLGPRRVTLKRKEVKALRQGRTGGATKTVNVEVRKRRTYVKRTEATGLTPEQLEAERARQALEEVKRQRELEEARRREEEEARRRAEEEAKRQAEEAEEEARRRAEEEAKQAEEAAAEQEEAVTEAPPAPEEVPAPQPVVEEAPKPSPKKAKKKKEEEKRQRPARKKLEASDQLLAAKARKRRKAKETVRQPVAPQVREVVIPETITVAELAKRMAVKAADVVKTLFQMGQMVTINQVLDQETAALVVEEMGHKAVLQSAEDLEQQLIEQATQPLSDEKPRPPVVTVMGHVDHGKTSLLDYIRRTRVAAREAGGITQHIGAYQVKTDHGRITFIDTPGHAAFTAMRARGAQATDIVVLVVAADDGVMPQTKEAIDHARAAGVPMVVAINKIDKPEADPERVKTELAALEVVPEEWGGDTQFVPVSAKTGQGIDDLLEAILLQAELLELKAPTKGSARGVVLEARLDKGRGPVADVLIQAGTLKRGDAVVCGEQYGRVRAMLDENGKQIKQAGPSTPVEILGLSGVPNAGDELIAVKDEKVAKQIAELRAEKAKAKRMAAQQAAKLDQVFAKMEEGEVVDLNLIVKADVHGSLEALREALTKLSNDKVRVNVVAGGVGGITESDVNLALTSNAVIIGFNVRADAGARRLAEEKGVEIRYYSVIYDVIDDVKKSIKGMLAPEMKERIVGVAEVRQVFRHPKFGQIAGCMVKEGVVRRNLPIRVLRDNVVIFEGQLESLRRFKDDVTEVKAGMECGIGVKNYNDVREGDLIEVYERVEVEAED